The Streptomyces sp. HUAS MG91 sequence CGTAGACCGGGCGTTCGACGGACCGGAAGACGCCGATGGGGGTGTGGTGCAGGGTGTCCGGGTCCGCGAGCCGGGAGAGGGCGAAGGCCGCGGTGGGGGACGCGGAGTGCGCGTCGTGGACGAGGACGTCGGCCTCGTTCTCGGGGGTCACGGCCACGACCTTCAGGTCGCCGGTGCCCCGGTCCCGCACCACCCCCTTGCTCAGACCGCCGCCGAACCGGATCGGCTGCCCGTGTTCGAGCCGGATCACCGCCTCCTCGGCCTGTTGCGTGTCCTTGAGGACCTCGAAGGCGCCGTCGTTGAAGATGTTGCAGTTCTGGTAGATCTCGACCAGGGCCGTGCCGGGGTGGTCGGCGGCGGCGCGGAGCACGGAGGTGAGGTGCTTGCGGTCGGAGTCGACGGTGCGGGCGACGAAGCTCGCCTCGGCGCCGATGGCCAGGGACACCGGGTTGAAGGGCGCGTCGAGGGAGCCCATGGGGGTGGACTTGGTGATCTTGCCGACCTCGGAGGTGGGGGAGTACTGGCCCTTGGTCAGGCCGTAGATCCGGTTGTTGAACAGGAGGATCTTGAGGTTGACGTTGCGGCGCAGGGCGTGGATGAGGTGGTTGCCGCCGATGGAGAGTGCGTCGCCGTCGCCGGTGACGACCCAGACGCTCAAGTCCCGTCGGGAGGAGGCGAGTCCGGTGGCGATGGCGGGGGCGCGGCCGTGGATGGAGTGCATCCCGTACGTGTTCATGTAGTACGGGAAGCGCGAGGAGCAGCCGATGCCGGAGACGAAGACGATGTTCTCCTTGGCGATGCCGAGTTCGGGCATGAAGCCCTGGACGGCGGCGAGGATCGCGTAGTCGCCGCAGCCGGGGCACCAGCGCACTTCCTGGTCCGACTTGAAGTCCTTCGCCCGGAGCTTGAGTTCAGTCTTCACGCAGCGCCTCCTCCACCATGCGAGCCAGTTGTCCAGCCTTGAACGGCATGCCGTTGACCTGGGTGAGCGCCCGCACGTCGGTCAGGTACCTCGCGCGCAGCAGCGTCGCCAACTGCCCCAGGTTCATCTCGGGCACGATGACCCGCTCGTACCGGGCGAGGACCTCGCCGAGGTCGGCCGGGAACGGGTTGAGATGGCGCAGGTGGGCCTGCGCGACCGACTTCCCGGCTGCCCGCAGCCGGCGTACCGCCGCCGTGATGGGCCCGTAGGTGGAGCCCCAGCCCAGCACCAGGGCGCGGGCGCCGCGCGGGTCGTCGACGTCCAGATCGGGAACGTCGATGCCGTCGACCTTGGCCTGCCGGGTACGGACCATGAAGTCGTGGTTGGCGGGGTCGTACGAGATGTTGCCCGTGCCGTCCTGCTTCTCGATCCCGCCGATCCGGTGCTCCAGACCGGGCGTGCCGGGCACGGCCCACGGGCGGGCCAGGGTGTGCGGGTCACGCTTGTACGGCCAGAACACCTCGCTGCCGTCGTCCAAGGTGTGATTGGGGCCCTGCGCGAACGGGACGCGGAGGTCCGGGAGTTCGTCGGCCTCGGGGATGCGCCACGGCTCCGACCCGTTGGCCAGGTATCCGTCCGAGAGCAGGAAGACCGGCGTGCGGTACGTGACCGCGATCCGCGCCGCCTCCAGGGCCGCGTCGAAGCAGTCGGCGGGTGTGCGGGGTGCGATCACCGGGACCGGCGCCTCACCGTTGCGCCCGTACATGGCCTGGAGGAGATCGGCCTGCTCGGTCTTGGTCGGCAGGCCCGTGGAGGGGCCGCCGCGCTGGATGTCCACGACGAGCAGCGGGAGTTCGAGTGAGACCGCGAGCCCGATCGTCTCCGACTTCAGCGCCACACCCGGCCCCGAGGTCGTCGTGACGGCGAGACTGCCGCCGAAGGCCGCGCCCAGGGCTGCCCCGATGCCCGCGATCTCGTCCTCCGCCTGGAAGGTGCGCACGCCGAAGTTCTTGTGCTTCGACAGCTCGTGCAGGATGTCCGAGGCCGGCGTGATCGGGTACGAGCCGAGGTAGAGCGGCAGGTCCGCCCGGCGGGACGCGGCGATCAGGCCGTAGGACAGGGCCAGGTTCCCGGAGATGTTGCGGTAGGTGCCGGCGGGGAAGGCGGTGGCGGCCGGGGCCACCTCGTAGGAGACGGCGAAGTCCTCGATCGTCTCGCCGAAGTTCCAGCCGGCGCGGTAGGCGGCGATGTTGGCCTCGGCGATGTGCGGCTTCTTGGCGAACTTCCGCTTCAGGAAGGCTTCCGTGCCTTCCGTCGGCCGGTGGTACATCCAGCTCAGCAGGCCCAGCGCGAACATGTTCTTGCTGCGCTCCGCCTCCTTGCGGGACAGGTCGAACTCCTTGAGCGCCCCCACCGTCAACGTGGTCAGCGGCACCGGATGGACGTGGAAGCCGTCCAGTGAACCGTCCTCGAGCGGATCACCGTCGTAGCCGACCTTCCGTAGCGCCCGCCCGGTGAACTCGTCCGTGTCGACGATGATCTCCGCGCCGTGCGGCAGGTCGTCGACGTTCGACTTCAGCGCGGCCGGATTCATCGCCACGAGCACGTCCGGAGCGTCACCGGGGGTGAGGATGTCGTGGTCCGCGAAGTGCAGTTGGAACGACGACACCCCGGGCAGGGTGCCGGCCGGGGCACGGATCTCGGCCGGGAAGTCGGGCAGCGTCGACAGGTCGTTGCCGAACGACGCGGTCTCCGCTGTGAATCGGTCACCGGCGAGCTGCATGCCGTCCCCGGAGTCTCCCGCGAACCTGATGATCACGCGGTCCAGCCGGCGGACCTCCTTCCCTTCCGGCGCCTCACGACTCACCGCATCTGCTGAGGTCATGTACTCGTTCCCTCTCCCTCGGGCGATGTCAAGATCAGGTCTTGCGCCCGCCGCCCATAAGCTGGCCGATTCATCTCTGCTTCTTCATAAAACAACTCGATAGGGTGCCTTTTTGGCTGAGAACGTGTGGTCCCCGGTCGGGTGGGGTGACCAGGCACACGTATACATCGTACGCGCAAACGTGTACGATGTATCAAAAGTGTCTTATGTGACCGTAGGGGGCGGGTTGGCCAGTTAGGCTGGGTGTGTCGGGCGCGTTGTCGCCTGCGAAAATCGACAGAAACCCGGAGCGCGTGACCGGCCTTCATCTCGGTGGAGTTTATGCGGGGCGAACCCCAATTTGTATCGGCAGTGTTTCCCATTTGTTGGTTTCCGTTATTCGCTGGCGTCGGCCGTTGAATCTTTGCGGGTCGACTGTCCGGGCTGTACGCTCTACGGGAACCGTATTCCCTATGGCTTGGTGCGACGCTCTGATTTATCGGATGAATATGGGGGATTTTACGGATGGGGCATCAGACCATAACGCTAGTGGAATCGCGAATTCCGCAACAGCTCGCCGGCCGGGGTGGGCCCGCCAGATTCGAGGAGAAGAGAGCGCGCAGGGCGCTGCGCGTGCTCGCGGTCGAGAGCGAGCCCCAGGTCGCCAAGGCGCTCATCCGCGACCTGGCCCGGCACGGGTACCAGGCGGAGAGCGTGCCGACCGGCGCGCAGGCCCTGCGGAAGTACCGGAGCGCCGACCTCGTCCTCGTCGACCTGGACCTGCCGGACCTCGACGGCGTCGAACTCTGCCGCAGCATCCGGGCCGTCTGCGACGTTCCGATCATCGTCGTCACGGCGCGTGACTCGGAGCTGGACCGGGTGATGAGCCTGCGCGCCGGTTCGGACGACTACGTGACCAAGCCCTACAGCCTCGCCGAACTGATCGCCCGGATCGAGGCCGTCATGCGCCGGGCTCTGCGGCAACCGGTGTCCGCCCCGGAGGCCATTACCGTCGGACGGCTCGGTATCAACCCGGGCGCCCGGCAGATCAGCCTCGACGGCCGGCCCGTAGAGGTGACACGCAAGGAATTCGATCTGCTGTATCTGCTCGCCTCGCGCCCCGGCAGTGTCGTCACCCGTAAACAAATCATGGCGCAGGTCTGGAGGGATTCCCGGTCGGAGCCGGGCCGCACCATCGACACACATGTCAGCAGCTTACGAAGCAAGCTGGGATCGAGTAGCTGGATCATCACCGCCCGCGGCGTCGGATTCCGCATGGGCCACGCCTGATTCTCCGGGACGTCATCCCGGGTTGTCCCGGGCGGCGAATGCCCCTTCCAAGGGATTCACCCTGCCAGCCGATTCGAACCCGGCCAGGGCAGATCCCGGAGCAGCGAGCGAATTCGGGGACACCCGGTCAACGGCGACCGGTGCTCCTCCCCGTCCGGGCCCGTCGTGACGTACCGACGGGACGGTTGACCATTCCACGAATTTCTCCGTGGGGCGTGCTCATGCCGCGCCACGCCACCCCGGCAGCGGGCCCGAGGCCCATGACGTGACCGTCCTGCGCCGGGTCGAGGACAGCGGCCACGGAGCCCTGCCACGAGAGCCCGCGCCCGTTCCTCGCGTCGCCCGGACGGCGCGCGTGGAGGTGAGGACGGTGGAGAGCGCGACCGCGACCGCGGCGACCTCCTCGGCCGTGGGGGCGCCGCTGACGATGCGCCAAGAAGTGGCGGCCTGCGTCCGGGAGGCGTCCGCCCCGGTGTCTTCCTCTGCTGTCATCGGTTCCTCTCCCTGCGACGTGATACGGCCCCCCGCAACCCGTGTCGGGTTCCGGAGGGCCGTGTGGCGAATCCCCTGTGTCAGACGCGCGAGCGGCGGATGACCTCCAGCGCGGCCACCGCGACGAAGCCGACGAACAGATGCATCGTGATCAGCGTGGCGGCGGTGCCGCCGTCGGTGTCCAGAGTGAGCGGACCGATGGCGGTGAGGACCGCCACCACGCCGCTCACGACCTGGCCCACCCGCAACAACACCGGCTTCCAGCGCGCGAGGAGCACGACGGCCGTGATGCCGATCGCCGGCGCGACGACCGACATGAAGATCACGTCACCGGCACCGATGTCGTCGGACTTGCCGTTGAGCTTCAGGGCCAGCGACGCGCCGGCCGCGTCCCCGATGTACAGGACGATCAGATTGACGACCGCGGCGAGGACGGCGGCCCCCGCCACGGCCTGCCACGTGGTCGGTGCCCGCCGCCGTGGAGCGGTATCGGTGGCAGCGGGATTACTGCTGGTCATGGAGGCCTCCGGGCTGTCGTGCCGCGCCGGGAGCGGGGACGGCCCGGGGCCCGGCGCGGTGTTCGTCGAGATGGGGGTGTGCGCTTCCGGCGCGAGGACCGACCGCCTGAACGGTGTGTCAGGAGGGGGTCAGAGACAGACTGTGCCGGAAGACGTTCTTGGGGTCGTAGGTGTTCTTCACCCGCTGCAACCTCGGGTAGTTGTCCTTCCAGATGAGCGAGTACCAGGGCACCCCGGACGTGTTCTGCGCCGGGTCGCGCATGTCGACGTCCGGGTAGTTGATGTAGCCGCCGTCCTGCTGGTCGTTGGGCACCGGGAAGCCACCGGTCGCGCCGTGGACGTTCTTGCGGAGCGTGCGCAGCCACTCGACCTCGACCGCGTCGTCGGCCGGCACGGCCCAGTTGTTGGAGTACCAGAGCTTGATGACGGAGTCCCGCTGCGCGATCGCCCTCGCCGACGACGGCAGGGTGTTGATCTGGCAGCCGTACGCCGCGAGATACACCAGGCCGACACCATTGTGGGTCGGGTCGGTCAACGAGCGGTAGATCGCGCCGATCTGAGTGGCCGTCAGCGGCTTGCGCAGATGGCCGCCCATGGACTTCTGGCGCGAGTAACCGGCGGAGTCGGCGGTCGGCTCCAGGGCGATCTCCAGCCAGGTGCCTTCCTTGACGTCGATCGTCGGCTGCACCCCGACGCCCGCGTTCACCGCGCTGATGTAGTCGTCGTGCAACTGGGCGGTGTTCGGCAGCGTCGCGTCCATGCGGATCTCCAGCTGGACCGTCTGCGCGAGCGACGAGTGCAACTGCAGCGAGCTGTGCAGCACCTGGTACGGGGAGCCCGGCGCGCTGTTCGCGGCGTGCCAGGCGTTGTGGTTCATCACCAGACGCGTGAAGGCCGCCTCGGTGAGCTGCGCCCAGGGCCACGTCACGTAGGTCTCGCGCATCCGCGCGGGCGGCTTGGGCAGCAGCGAGGAGGGGCCGCCGGTGGCGCCCGGACTGCGGAACCAGAACCGCGTCACGATGCCGAACCCGCCGCCCCCACCGCCGGTGTGCGCCCACCACAGCTCGCGGTGGGGGTCGTTCGCCTCCCGGGTGGCGACGATCGTACGAGCCCTGCCGCGGCTGTCCGCCACGACGATCTCGATGGCGTACAGGTGGTCCACGACCAGGCCGAAGCGACGGGACAGCGGGCCGTATCCACCACCGGAGACATGGCCGCCGACGCCCACCTCGGGGCACACACCACCCGGGACGGTGACACCCCAGCCCTCGTACAGCGCCTTGTAGACCTCGCCCAGCCGGGTGCCGGCCTGGACGGCGAAGGCGTTCATCGCCGGGTCGAAGGTGACGCCCTTCATCTCGGACAGGTCGACGAGAAGCCGGAACTCGGGGTTGTCGACCAGGTTCTCGAAGCAGTGACCGCCACTGCGCACCGTGATCCGCCGGCGGTTGGCGATGGCCTGATTCACGGCCTTCTCCACCTGGGCGGCACTGTGCACGAGCCAGATCTCGTCCGGGGTGGCCGCGAAGCGGGAGTTCCAGCCGCGGTGCGTGAGTTCGGCGTAGCGGGCGTCACCCGGCCTGACGATCACCTCCGGGGCGACCTTGACGGTGGTCTGAGCAGCGGCGGGCAGTGCGGTGAACCCCGCGGTGGCACCGGCCACCGCTATCGCGGAGCCCAGAAAGTTGCGTCGGGAGAACATGTCAAGCCCTATCTGTACGGAGATATGGACAAATCGCCGCATTGGCGGATGCGTTCCGGGGGATGAAGTTCAGCCAACCAGGTCCCGGGACGCGTCACCATGGGCTTGACATGGATCTGTCCTGCCTCGATACCAGAATTGAGGTTCCGGTCGCTCGGGTCAGGTTTCCGAGGCGCTCGACACCGCCTCGCGCAGTGCCGCGAGCAGCGTCGCCTCCGGCTGGGACCCCGTCAGTGGCCGGAGCCCGTCGATGAAGAACACCGGCACACCGCTGACGCCGAGCCCCCGCACGCGGTCGAGTTCGGCCTGCAGCCGCTCTGTCTCGCCGGCCGTCGCCGGTGCCGCGGGACCCGAACCGGAGTCGTCCGCCGTGACACCGGCCTCCTCGGCGAGCCGGGCGAGCGTGGCGCGGTCACCGATGTGCAGTCCGTCCGTGAAGTGGGCGCGAAACAGGCGCTCCACCATCTGCTCGGCCCTGCCCTGCCGCGCGGCGCGGGCGATGAGCAGATGCGCCTCGAAGGTGCCGGTGGCCACGGCGTGTTCATAGCGAAGTTCCAGTCCGTCCGCGCCCGCCTGCTCGGCGAACTGGAGCGTCTGCCGCACGGCCTGCGGGCCGAACACCCGCTCCAGTACGGGGAGCAGGGGCTGCCCCTCGGTGCCCGCGCCCGGCGCGAGTTCGAAGGGCAGGAACTCCACCTGGACGGGGTGGCCCTCGGCGCGCAGCCGGTCCGCCGCACGGGTGAAGCGGGTGTAGCCGAGATAGGAGTGC is a genomic window containing:
- a CDS encoding response regulator transcription factor encodes the protein MGHQTITLVESRIPQQLAGRGGPARFEEKRARRALRVLAVESEPQVAKALIRDLARHGYQAESVPTGAQALRKYRSADLVLVDLDLPDLDGVELCRSIRAVCDVPIIVVTARDSELDRVMSLRAGSDDYVTKPYSLAELIARIEAVMRRALRQPVSAPEAITVGRLGINPGARQISLDGRPVEVTRKEFDLLYLLASRPGSVVTRKQIMAQVWRDSRSEPGRTIDTHVSSLRSKLGSSSWIITARGVGFRMGHA
- a CDS encoding 2-oxoacid:acceptor oxidoreductase subunit alpha — its product is MTSADAVSREAPEGKEVRRLDRVIIRFAGDSGDGMQLAGDRFTAETASFGNDLSTLPDFPAEIRAPAGTLPGVSSFQLHFADHDILTPGDAPDVLVAMNPAALKSNVDDLPHGAEIIVDTDEFTGRALRKVGYDGDPLEDGSLDGFHVHPVPLTTLTVGALKEFDLSRKEAERSKNMFALGLLSWMYHRPTEGTEAFLKRKFAKKPHIAEANIAAYRAGWNFGETIEDFAVSYEVAPAATAFPAGTYRNISGNLALSYGLIAASRRADLPLYLGSYPITPASDILHELSKHKNFGVRTFQAEDEIAGIGAALGAAFGGSLAVTTTSGPGVALKSETIGLAVSLELPLLVVDIQRGGPSTGLPTKTEQADLLQAMYGRNGEAPVPVIAPRTPADCFDAALEAARIAVTYRTPVFLLSDGYLANGSEPWRIPEADELPDLRVPFAQGPNHTLDDGSEVFWPYKRDPHTLARPWAVPGTPGLEHRIGGIEKQDGTGNISYDPANHDFMVRTRQAKVDGIDVPDLDVDDPRGARALVLGWGSTYGPITAAVRRLRAAGKSVAQAHLRHLNPFPADLGEVLARYERVIVPEMNLGQLATLLRARYLTDVRALTQVNGMPFKAGQLARMVEEALRED
- a CDS encoding DUF6069 family protein, with the protein product MTSSNPAATDTAPRRRAPTTWQAVAGAAVLAAVVNLIVLYIGDAAGASLALKLNGKSDDIGAGDVIFMSVVAPAIGITAVVLLARWKPVLLRVGQVVSGVVAVLTAIGPLTLDTDGGTAATLITMHLFVGFVAVAALEVIRRSRV
- a CDS encoding FAD-binding protein, which translates into the protein MFSRRNFLGSAIAVAGATAGFTALPAAAQTTVKVAPEVIVRPGDARYAELTHRGWNSRFAATPDEIWLVHSAAQVEKAVNQAIANRRRITVRSGGHCFENLVDNPEFRLLVDLSEMKGVTFDPAMNAFAVQAGTRLGEVYKALYEGWGVTVPGGVCPEVGVGGHVSGGGYGPLSRRFGLVVDHLYAIEIVVADSRGRARTIVATREANDPHRELWWAHTGGGGGGFGIVTRFWFRSPGATGGPSSLLPKPPARMRETYVTWPWAQLTEAAFTRLVMNHNAWHAANSAPGSPYQVLHSSLQLHSSLAQTVQLEIRMDATLPNTAQLHDDYISAVNAGVGVQPTIDVKEGTWLEIALEPTADSAGYSRQKSMGGHLRKPLTATQIGAIYRSLTDPTHNGVGLVYLAAYGCQINTLPSSARAIAQRDSVIKLWYSNNWAVPADDAVEVEWLRTLRKNVHGATGGFPVPNDQQDGGYINYPDVDMRDPAQNTSGVPWYSLIWKDNYPRLQRVKNTYDPKNVFRHSLSLTPS
- a CDS encoding DsbA family oxidoreductase, whose translation is MEKQPPTATTVRVRIALDVICVHSYLGYTRFTRAADRLRAEGHPVQVEFLPFELAPGAGTEGQPLLPVLERVFGPQAVRQTLQFAEQAGADGLELRYEHAVATGTFEAHLLIARAARQGRAEQMVERLFRAHFTDGLHIGDRATLARLAEEAGVTADDSGSGPAAPATAGETERLQAELDRVRGLGVSGVPVFFIDGLRPLTGSQPEATLLAALREAVSSASET
- a CDS encoding 2-oxoacid:ferredoxin oxidoreductase subunit beta — encoded protein: MKTELKLRAKDFKSDQEVRWCPGCGDYAILAAVQGFMPELGIAKENIVFVSGIGCSSRFPYYMNTYGMHSIHGRAPAIATGLASSRRDLSVWVVTGDGDALSIGGNHLIHALRRNVNLKILLFNNRIYGLTKGQYSPTSEVGKITKSTPMGSLDAPFNPVSLAIGAEASFVARTVDSDRKHLTSVLRAAADHPGTALVEIYQNCNIFNDGAFEVLKDTQQAEEAVIRLEHGQPIRFGGGLSKGVVRDRGTGDLKVVAVTPENEADVLVHDAHSASPTAAFALSRLADPDTLHHTPIGVFRSVERPVYDTLMADQLDTAIERHGKGDLAALLAGGDTWTVVG